GAGCCATGGTCCGTTTGACCTGATCGCCGGTCTGCACCGGTACGGTGGACTTCTCCACCACCAGCTTGTAGCTTTTCATCCGGCGGGCCACGGTGGCGGCCACTGTCTCCACTGCGGAAAGGTCGGCTTCCCCGTTGGGCCGGGGCGGCGTGCCCACGGCAATGAAGATGATGTCCGACTGGTCGGTGGCTTCTTCGATGGAAGTGGTGAAGGACAGGCGGGCCAGGTTCTTGTCCATCAACTCCTTCAGACCGGGCTCGTAGATGGGTATCTGCCCCTTTTTAAGCATTTCGATCTTCGATGCGTCATTGTCCACGCAGATCACCTGATGCCCCCATTCGGCAAAACAAACCCCTGAGACCAGCCCTACATATCCGGTCCCCACTACTGCTAATTTCATGATCTTCTCCAGATTTTATATTGAATGATTTATTTGTTTACTTTTTGTGCATTGATCCATTTGTCAGACTTATTTTTTTTCGATCCCAGTAAGCCACCCTGTTCTTGCCCTGCTCCTTGGCAAAGTACATGGCCTGGTCTGCCTTTTCTATCAATTCCCGTCCATCTTTGGCATCCCCTGGGAAACTAGCCACCCCCAGACTGGCCGAAAGCTTTTTACCATCGGGACGGGTCTGGGCAAATTCAGTCCGGTAAATGGACAGCCTAATGGCCTCGGCAGCCCGGCAGGCCTGTCCCCGGTCAGAGTTTTTAAGGATTACCGCAAATTCATCGCCGCCGTAGCGGCAGATCACCGGGGATTTACCGGCCAGGGCCGATCCGATTATGTCTCCCAGCCTTTTCAGGATCTCGCTTCCCTTGAGATGCCCGAAGACGTCATTGTATTCCTTGAAGTGGTCCAGGTCCATCCAGATCAGGGACAAGGGATGCTGCTTTTCATCTTCCATCAGGTCCAAAAGCTCTTCCCAAAAGTAGCGGTAATTGTACAGCCCGGTCAGCCCGTCGGTGGTGGCCGCCCGTTCCTTCTCTTCCAGGATACCGGCGTTTTCCAGGGCCAGGGCCGCGTAATCGGCTATCAGCTTTATGGCCGAAAGCTCGCCGGGGGTGAATTCCCTTTTCCCCTTGACCTCGGAAAGGTTGATCACTCCCAGCCTTTTTTCCCGGACCATCAGCGGCACCACCAGCATGGAATGCACCTTGTCGTATCCCTTGGGGGAGGGCACGAACATCGGCTCCAGGTCGGTGTCGGGCACGTTCTTGGGCAGTCCGGTCCGCAGCACTTCACCGGCCAGGCCCTGGTCCGATCTCAGCCGGAGTTTGCCGACCATCCCGGCCCTCATCCCCCGGGCGGCTCTCAGCACCAGTTCCCCGGTCCCAAAGTCCAGCAGCAGGATGGAACAGCGGTCGGATCTCACTATGTCCTCAATGGCGTCCAGGGTCAGCCCCAGGGTTTCCTCAATGTTCTTGGAAGAGGAGATCAGCGCCCCGATGCCGAACATGGCCACCGATTGTATCTTGGCGGCGGTGCGGTTCCATTCATCGGCTTCCCGGCTCAGCTCCTGGTGGCGGCGGCGCCAGATCTTCTGCTGGTCGGAGATGAAGCCGGCCCAAAAGGCCGTCAGGGAAAGCAGTCCTATCTTAAAGAACAGGTCATAAAGGAACAATTGATCCCATGAAAATTCCCGGCGCCAGGCCATCACGGCAAAATATAGCATTATTGAGGCCCCCGCTGTTCTAAGGGCCCCCTGGCGGTTCCCCAGCAGGGCCGCCCAGATCACCGCCAGGTAATAAAGGTAAAAGAACTGGCTGCGGCTGCCTCCGGTGAAAGCTATCAGCAGGGTGGCAAAGGCCAGATCGAAACCCAGGGTGATGGGCCGGCGTTTTAGGACAGCAAAGACCTTGGCCCCGGCCAGGATTATCAGCACGTTGTAAACCGCCGCCCCGGCCAGCACCAGGATCAATCCCAGCCCGCTGTAATCCAGCTGTTCGGGATGCACCACCGTCAGCAGCGCCGCCAAAAACAGCACCGCCCAGCGCACCCAGCCCGACATCACTTCCAGGTGCCGCTGGTCCAGATCTATGCCATGTTCTTTTTTGGTCATCAGAAAAACTTGGAGACTTAAGCGTTGCTTCCGGCCGTAAACCCGGTGGACCAGGCTATCTGCAGGTTATATCCGCCGCAGGGGCCGTCCAGGTCCAATACTTCCCCGCAAAAATACAGGCCGGGTGTTTTCTTGGAGCCCATGGTCTTGGGATCTACCTCGGACAGGTCCACCCCGCCGGCGGTGCACACCGCCTCGTCGTAACCCCTCAGCCCGGTGACGGTGAAATCGATTCCCTTTAGCAGTTTCTTGACCGTGCCCCGCTGTTCCTTGTTAAGCTGGTTGACCAGGATGTCCGGGTCTATCCGGGAAAGGGAGCAGAATACCGGGATCAGGCTGGAAGGCAGCAGCCCTTTTAGGAGATTTTTATAGGTCTTCCTGCCCTGGAGGTCCATATCGCGCAACAGCCGCTGGTCCAGCACCTCGTTTGACAGGGCGGGCTTCAGATCCAGCGAACATTGCACCGGACCGTCCTTAAGCCACTGGCCCGCCTGCCTGCTGGCGTCCAGAGCCATCGGTCCGGAAATGCCGTAATGGGTGAACAGCATCTCCCCAAATAAAGAGATCCTGTTCCGGCCCTGGGAAAATTTCAACTCAACATTCTTCAGGCTTAATCCCTGAAGCTGTTTGACAAAATCCTCCCGGACCGTCAGAGGCACGTCGCTGGGCCTGGTGGGGACGATAGTGTGCCCGAGTTCCTGGGCAAAACCATAACCGTCCCCGGTGGACCCGGTGGCCGGATAGGACCTCCCTCCGGTGGCTATAATCAGGGAATCCGCAGAATACATCCTTTCGGATGCAGCTATTTTAAAACCGACAGACTGCCTGGAGATGTTCAGGACCCTGGCACCTGGCACAATCTCCACCCCGGACTGTTTCAGGGCTTTTTGCAGGGCCAGCAATATGTCCATGGACCTTTGCGATTCCGGAAAATACCTTCCTCCCCGCTCCAGCACCAGTTTTACTCCCAGTTGTTCAAAGAATTCCAGCGTATCCTGGCCGGAAAACCGGCTTAAAGACCCATGCAAAAAGCGGGCGCCGGGGCCGCAGTCGGCAATGAATTGTTTGGGATCAAGGTTGTTGGTGACATTGCAGCGGCCCTGCCCGGTGAGCAGCAATTTGCGTCCCAAGGCCGGCATTTTTTCCAGCAGCCTGACCTTTGCGCCTGCTTTGGTGGCAGTGATCGCAGCCATCATTCCGGCCGGACCGCCGCCGATCACAACTATGTTTTTAGTAGTTGTTTTGGGGATTATAGTTTACCTAACTGCAATTGCGGCAAATGGTTTTAACATTGTATGATACCAAATTTAACCCATTCTTGCAATACGTTTGTTAAAAAATATTATCACATTAAAAAAAGAGACCCCGTCAAATATTGACGGGGTCTCTTTCGGATTGCATTATTAGTTCCATCCATTTTCATGGTATAGTGTTTGGATCTCAATGTCAGTCAAAGCCCGGTTGTAAATTTGAATATCATCTAAGGTCCCCA
This sequence is a window from bacterium. Protein-coding genes within it:
- a CDS encoding NAD(P)/FAD-dependent oxidoreductase, giving the protein MPKTTTKNIVVIGGGPAGMMAAITATKAGAKVRLLEKMPALGRKLLLTGQGRCNVTNNLDPKQFIADCGPGARFLHGSLSRFSGQDTLEFFEQLGVKLVLERGGRYFPESQRSMDILLALQKALKQSGVEIVPGARVLNISRQSVGFKIAASERMYSADSLIIATGGRSYPATGSTGDGYGFAQELGHTIVPTRPSDVPLTVREDFVKQLQGLSLKNVELKFSQGRNRISLFGEMLFTHYGISGPMALDASRQAGQWLKDGPVQCSLDLKPALSNEVLDQRLLRDMDLQGRKTYKNLLKGLLPSSLIPVFCSLSRIDPDILVNQLNKEQRGTVKKLLKGIDFTVTGLRGYDEAVCTAGGVDLSEVDPKTMGSKKTPGLYFCGEVLDLDGPCGGYNLQIAWSTGFTAGSNA
- a CDS encoding sensor domain-containing diguanylate cyclase, whose product is MTKKEHGIDLDQRHLEVMSGWVRWAVLFLAALLTVVHPEQLDYSGLGLILVLAGAAVYNVLIILAGAKVFAVLKRRPITLGFDLAFATLLIAFTGGSRSQFFYLYYLAVIWAALLGNRQGALRTAGASIMLYFAVMAWRREFSWDQLFLYDLFFKIGLLSLTAFWAGFISDQQKIWRRRHQELSREADEWNRTAAKIQSVAMFGIGALISSSKNIEETLGLTLDAIEDIVRSDRCSILLLDFGTGELVLRAARGMRAGMVGKLRLRSDQGLAGEVLRTGLPKNVPDTDLEPMFVPSPKGYDKVHSMLVVPLMVREKRLGVINLSEVKGKREFTPGELSAIKLIADYAALALENAGILEEKERAATTDGLTGLYNYRYFWEELLDLMEDEKQHPLSLIWMDLDHFKEYNDVFGHLKGSEILKRLGDIIGSALAGKSPVICRYGGDEFAVILKNSDRGQACRAAEAIRLSIYRTEFAQTRPDGKKLSASLGVASFPGDAKDGRELIEKADQAMYFAKEQGKNRVAYWDRKKISLTNGSMHKK